GCAGCATCACGATGCGCTGCGTGATGCCATAGCCCAAAGCGAAGCAAGAGCCGGCCACCAGAGGTCCCACCCAGAACCGAGGGCGCTTGGGCCGCTTCTTTTCAGCGTTTCTGGTGGTACTCATATCAGATCCCGATTGATGAACACCGAGCCGTCGAACGCCCCCATTCTCACCCCGAATTAGGCTTAGTGCCGCTCAACGTCATAGATCGCGAGTAGCGACAGGCAACCTCTGTGCTGTCACGACCAGCAACGAGACGCCAACTACCCACTCGGTAAAAGCGAGATCCGGACAGAAACGAGTAAAACCAAAGCTGAGAACCGTTCGGCCAAAAACAAGTATTCAACCCTGACGCTCAATTTACATTATGAATCGACTACATATAACACGAACAATAATCGTCAAACCTTTAGTATCTCGGAGCTATGCGCAACCAGGCAGGCTACGAATCAAGGCAAGATTAAAAATAGAATAAACCCATAAGTGTTAAAACCAATATAAAGAAAGCATTAACCCCAAAAGCCAAGGAAAACACACTGCGTAGCATGAAATTGCACAGCACAACTACTTACACGAGCGCTTGCCATGAGTGGTTCACCGCAAGATTTTCTCCAAGCCGTATGGAGCAGCGATGCTTCAACCCAAGAATTTGCAAATAATCCAAAATCGTTTATGGAACGCTTTGGATTCAGCTACGGAGAGAACGTGAGGGTCATTCCTCATTTTGACAATGAAACCAGCGTAAATTTAGTAGTCCCCGAAAGCACTCCCGAGGTCGAAACTGCAGCTCAAGGCAATGCCGACCCAGCAATCAATACTTTAGTCAAAGCCAGCAAGGATGAAGCTCTTAAAAGAGAATTACTCGAAAACGGAAAAACAACTTTAGCCAATAATGGAGTACCGGTCATTTCAGGGATCAATTACCAAGTATTTGCAAACACCGCGACAGAGATGCATGTCGTAATTCCGACCAATCCAGCGATAGCGCAAGCAAATGCAGAACTGGAATTGGCAGCTGGAGGATTGAGCCAAGGCGCCAAGTGTGGAGTCGGCGCTGGAGGTACTACGGTGGCTTGCGGCGCAGTTGCAATTGGCCTTGGTATCTTTAGCACAGGAGCCACAGCTGCAATAGCCGGCGGCACATCTGCCGTAGCAGCTGGTGGAACTGGCATAGGCTCAGCTGTTGCCAGCGGCTGAATCCAGAGCCGAAAGAAATACTTTTCCAAAGACGCATCAACCTAAACACAAAACAAACAAACCATGTTGCCGAAGACTCTTTTAACAAGAGGCAATACTTCGGCAACATTTTTTGTTTAAGCTTCAAGAAAAAAGCGAACCAATAAAAAAGGTCGGATCAACGTGCAATAGCAAAGGCAGGTCCAGCAAAACCTTCAATGCCAATTATTCATTCCTTGGGGTCGCTGAATCATCTCGGCAGAGTCAAGCGAATCAAAGGCACACCTTCAACTTATAAAACTCCAAACAAGACAGCCAAGGAGAGCAGCCATCACACTCACAGCTATCAGCCCTTGAATCCCAAAACATTCAGCTTAAAACCCGACAATAGTACACAAAATTAAACTAGCTGCCCACACTAAAACAACCAGCTGGCACGATCAACCAGGTACTGACAATATCCTCCAATCAGAGCATCTACAAACCAGCAAATTGTCACAAGTTGACTTTAAATTGCGCGACAAATGCTGCAAATACCGCTCAACCCCAAACATGACAAATTCATTTTGCGAACTATAATAATAATGCCAGCATAAGCAAGACTTGATCGAAGAGATTGTTGAAATCGCCCAAAGGGCATCAAATATCCGTGAGCGCATTGCGCATTATCGGTCACGAAAGCATTGCGCATATGACCCACAAGGCAAATACTATTCAGATGAATTCATAAAAAACCTTACTCCTGAGACTCAGAATGAAAACCTGTTGAGATCTCGACTTCAATATCTAGCCATTCATAAAGATGAGCTTGTTGAGGCCTTTAGTTGCATGCCAATTTACTCATCATTCACCCTGCCAAAATGGGCACAAACGCTTTTAGAAATAATGAGTACTTATGAATTAAATGAATGCAAGCCAAAAGAAATTAGACATCAAACAGAAGACGGATTCTTGCTGTTTCCAAAACTACTGGCCCCATTCACAAACCACTTCGACAAAAACTTAGAAAAATTACTGGCGGTGTACCCCTCAATATTTGAATTACAAGCAATCCTGGATTTAAAAACTGAACTTCTCATTGAACTATCAGAGGTGACAGCGAGGGTCGTCAGCACAGAACTGTCAATGAAAAAATATTTTTACGAGAAAAATAAACCAACACGAGAACCCAAAGAAAGATATCAAGACTACATGGATCAATTTGTCGACAATCCGCAGCAACACATCAGGCTTTTTCTACGCTATCCCGTTTTAGCGCGTTTACTATGCATGATATGTTCACAAACGCTGGAAAATCTTACAACATTTGCACATCGCTTTGAAAGCGATCGCTCTGAGATCGCAAAATACTTTAAACCAGAAAAAACTTATGAAAAACCAGATCTTTCAATCATCAGGCTGTCATTTACCCATTCCGACCCTCACAACCAAGGCCAAAAAGTCTGGAAGGTCACAACCAATCATTCCTTCTCATTAGCGTACAAGCCAAGAAGCTTTGATATTGACAAAGCTTACGCCGACATCATTAAGTGGTATAACAACGGAAGCCAACATCAATCTTTAAAAACAGCTCCTTTTATCTCAAGAAAACATTATGGGTGGACATTATGGATTGACACGAACAGAAGCGTAGCGAGTCGGAAAGAAGCCAGTGATTACTTTCAACGACTTGGCGCACATTGTGCGATACTGTTTTTGCTTAACGCGACAGATTTTCACGAAGAAAACTTCATCATCCAACAATCCGATCCAATTCCAGTCGACCTAGAGACAATTGGATCAAGTTGCATGTCGTATTATACGCCAGAGAATACTTCTGACCTGCCATTTTATCTTGAGTCGTTATCACTTTCAATCCAAGCACTAGGCGCTTACCCACGTTGGCTTCAAAATAAAAGCGCAGGGGCACCGGCCATAGCACTCGGGGGCTCAGCCGGTCGTCAATCCATTGACAACAATACGCTTGTCATTCGTTGGAATCAGGTTGGAACTGCGGATTTAAACTATCAATATGTGGAAGGACCTGTTGGTTGGATATCACTGTCTCCTCAAATCAACGGCGAGGAGCAAAAATTAGTTCACTATATTGAAGACTATTTGGCAGGCTTTGAAGATGCATATTTACATTGTTTAGAGAACAGATCTTTTCTCTTGAAGTCAAAAGAGTCCCCATTTTTGGCATTCGACGGACTCAACACACGCGTTGTGCTTCGCAATACACAAGAGTATTTTGATCTCCTACAGCCAGCAACCTCACACGACATCCTTACAAGTGGCCTGGCTTATTGTACTTTCCTAGAAAAGATATGCCACAGACAACTGGGCAATTATGCACATAATCTCTATTTCACTTCAGAATCAGAAGCAAATTCACTATTTTCCCGAGATATTCCGTACTTTTCAGGAAGAATTGGAAGGACAACTGCTGACGGTCAAACGGAAAAACCCTACGGAAGCAACGATCCCAAAGCATTCACCTATAAACTTAAAATTGCCAGTCAAGCCAAGCTTGAAGACTATAAACAGCAGATCAAATCGATATTTGGTTCCTACCAACAATCTATCGAACCGCCTGCGCTATCCGTTAAAGCAACACAAGCGCCACAAACGAACAAAGACATATTAATCAAAGGAGTGCGCAATCTCACAGATCTGTTTCTCAACTCAATGGTGACCATTGCTGGCTTCAATGGTTGGTATAGCGTTTACTCTTACAAGCAAAATCCAACTATATCCTACAGATTTCCACTCCCCTGGACGAGTGCGGGTACTGCAGGAACATCCATATTTTTAAACAATGCAGCAACTATGCTTAAAGATTCGAGTTTATCTACATTAGCCGAAAAATTATCAGTGAACTCATTGAGTGAGCTCATAAAGAACTTTGGATTAGCCGATCAATATTCAATTGCACTTTGCAAGGGGCTTGAAGGAATTGCATCACCAATTTATGCCTGTTTGTGCGCGCATCGGCTCTCACAATCCGAAAGAGCTTTGGAGCACGCGGCAGATTTTATTGAAACGATGGGCACAAACTATAAAAACATAAAATTGAGAGATTTATCTCTTATCTCAGGAGCCTCCGCAGACTTAATTGTATTAAGTGAACTATATCAAAGGACTCAACGACCTCTTTTAAAAGAGATTATCAATGTTTTGGCCATGAAACTTGTAATGGCACTTGAATCTCTGAATTCTTTTTTAAACACAAATCCACAACTACAACCCATAGAGCCAGGAGTTGCCCATGGCATCTTTGGAATTTTATTGGCAATCGATAGGGCTAATGATGTTGAACCGAAAGACATTTATCGATCAGTCATTCTTCACTATGGATACAAGGAAATGAAACGGTACCTTGATCAACCCAACGAACGTGATGAGCGCTTTACAGGCTGGTGTCGTGGACCCGCTGGTGAAGGCCTTGCAATTCTTGATAACCAACTCCTGCTCAATTCTCACCTATCAATGATGACAAATGATTATATTGACACAACAATAGAGCTCACGAAAAGAAGTCTCGGCCAAGATTTTGCCCATCTTTGCTGTGGGGAGTCTGGTCGTTTGATTTTTTTAGCAACAGCTGGTGAACAGCT
This region of Synechococcus sp. NOUM97013 genomic DNA includes:
- the lanM gene encoding type 2 lanthipeptide synthetase LanM, translating into MIEEIVEIAQRASNIRERIAHYRSRKHCAYDPQGKYYSDEFIKNLTPETQNENLLRSRLQYLAIHKDELVEAFSCMPIYSSFTLPKWAQTLLEIMSTYELNECKPKEIRHQTEDGFLLFPKLLAPFTNHFDKNLEKLLAVYPSIFELQAILDLKTELLIELSEVTARVVSTELSMKKYFYEKNKPTREPKERYQDYMDQFVDNPQQHIRLFLRYPVLARLLCMICSQTLENLTTFAHRFESDRSEIAKYFKPEKTYEKPDLSIIRLSFTHSDPHNQGQKVWKVTTNHSFSLAYKPRSFDIDKAYADIIKWYNNGSQHQSLKTAPFISRKHYGWTLWIDTNRSVASRKEASDYFQRLGAHCAILFLLNATDFHEENFIIQQSDPIPVDLETIGSSCMSYYTPENTSDLPFYLESLSLSIQALGAYPRWLQNKSAGAPAIALGGSAGRQSIDNNTLVIRWNQVGTADLNYQYVEGPVGWISLSPQINGEEQKLVHYIEDYLAGFEDAYLHCLENRSFLLKSKESPFLAFDGLNTRVVLRNTQEYFDLLQPATSHDILTSGLAYCTFLEKICHRQLGNYAHNLYFTSESEANSLFSRDIPYFSGRIGRTTADGQTEKPYGSNDPKAFTYKLKIASQAKLEDYKQQIKSIFGSYQQSIEPPALSVKATQAPQTNKDILIKGVRNLTDLFLNSMVTIAGFNGWYSVYSYKQNPTISYRFPLPWTSAGTAGTSIFLNNAATMLKDSSLSTLAEKLSVNSLSELIKNFGLADQYSIALCKGLEGIASPIYACLCAHRLSQSERALEHAADFIETMGTNYKNIKLRDLSLISGASADLIVLSELYQRTQRPLLKEIINVLAMKLVMALESLNSFLNTNPQLQPIEPGVAHGIFGILLAIDRANDVEPKDIYRSVILHYGYKEMKRYLDQPNERDERFTGWCRGPAGEGLAILDNQLLLNSHLSMMTNDYIDTTIELTKRSLGQDFAHLCCGESGRLIFLATAGEQLNRPELSDLAVNQSVNLLRQYEDTGYLMMQSITSSCLVPGLLDGHAGIGLALLSVLHPKSTSNYLCLR